In the genome of Fusobacterium necrogenes, one region contains:
- a CDS encoding restriction endonuclease subunit S, which yields MNKIKLSKLANINMGQSPKSENYCNNEGTPFLQGNRTFGEKYPEIDIYTKQITKLAKKGEILISVRAPVGDLNIAPVDLCIGRGLSAINSFDSNNEFLYYCLKYNVRNILKQSSGTTYDSINRDILENFELITPKKEDYIKVGEILSKIDNKIELNNKINSELEAMAKTIYDYWFLQFEFPNEEGKPYKSSGGKMVWNDELKREIPEGWEVKKIKDCITHIKTGLNPRDNFKLGMGDIKYITVKNITTSGSIDFSKCDIIDDKAKEIVHNRSDISKGDILFASIAPLGRCYLIQEEPEKWDINESVFSIRPDYKIVSSEFLYMYFMSEYFIKKAERSSTGSIFSGIRINTIENMEMLVPKQEVIELFSSKIKNILYKHNMNFSENQELTSLRDFLLPLLMNGQVGFKEEK from the coding sequence ATGAATAAAATAAAATTATCAAAATTAGCTAATATCAATATGGGACAATCTCCTAAATCAGAAAATTATTGTAATAACGAAGGAACACCTTTTTTACAAGGTAATAGAACATTTGGAGAAAAATATCCTGAAATAGATATATATACAAAACAAATAACTAAATTGGCAAAAAAAGGAGAAATTTTAATAAGTGTAAGAGCTCCAGTAGGAGATTTGAATATAGCTCCAGTTGATTTATGTATAGGGAGAGGATTAAGTGCTATAAATAGTTTTGATAGTAATAATGAATTTCTATATTACTGTTTAAAATATAATGTAAGAAATATTTTAAAACAAAGTTCGGGTACAACTTATGATTCAATTAATAGAGATATTTTAGAAAATTTTGAGTTAATAACTCCTAAAAAAGAGGATTATATTAAAGTAGGAGAAATTTTATCCAAGATAGATAATAAAATAGAACTTAATAATAAAATAAATTCTGAATTAGAAGCTATGGCAAAAACTATATATGATTATTGGTTTTTACAGTTTGAGTTTCCAAATGAAGAGGGAAAACCTTATAAATCATCTGGTGGAAAAATGGTTTGGAATGATGAGTTGAAGAGAGAGATACCAGAGGGCTGGGAAGTTAAGAAAATTAAAGATTGTATTACACATATAAAAACTGGATTAAACCCTCGTGATAATTTTAAATTAGGAATGGGAGATATCAAATATATTACAGTTAAAAATATAACTACTTCAGGAAGTATTGATTTTTCAAAATGTGATATTATAGATGATAAAGCTAAAGAGATTGTACATAATAGATCTGATATTTCAAAAGGAGATATTTTATTTGCTAGTATTGCTCCTTTAGGTAGATGTTATCTTATACAAGAAGAACCAGAAAAATGGGATATAAATGAATCAGTTTTTTCTATTCGTCCAGATTATAAAATTGTTTCTTCTGAATTTTTATATATGTATTTTATGAGTGAATATTTTATAAAAAAGGCAGAAAGAAGTTCTACAGGAAGTATTTTTAGTGGTATAAGAATTAATACAATAGAGAATATGGAAATGTTAGTTCCTAAGCAAGAGGTTATAGAGTTATTTTCTTCAAAAATAAAAAATATTTTATATAAGCATAATATGAATTTTTCAGAAAATCAAGAATTAACATCTCTTAGAGATTTCTTATTACCATTACTTATGAATGGACAGGTTGGATTTAAAGAGGAAAAATAA
- a CDS encoding AAA family ATPase, which translates to MKIDELEIENIGGIKNLNLSFNDKMNVICGTNGIGKTTILDIIVDAFSYGQKSRLKRNSLADFGKYKLTINENGIIKKFEEKIEEFTPIREKRCSYTFGEFINKILFFGIDRSIPYIQLDSIKSDKKIEPYQIGEVINSGIKITDAKNWFINRYAFHDKEDSLDRIQIGNFEFSKNIFSLLDDTIKFKTVKGNSYDIILSTPKGDIYFEYLSSGYKSCIYILLGIIKEIEYRYSSSPIRVIDFDGVILIDELDLHLHPIWQAELVSVLKKCFPKAQFIVTTHSPSLLQSLETQEIIALYMDEKNNILKKELNLGKYGLQGWTVEEILKDVMGMTDTSSKFYSKILTEFDRAMNEGKQDKILENYNILKEMLHPDNLLRRLLDIQVAEWKE; encoded by the coding sequence GTGAAAATAGATGAATTAGAAATAGAAAATATAGGTGGAATAAAGAATTTAAATTTAAGTTTTAATGATAAAATGAATGTTATATGTGGAACAAATGGAATAGGAAAAACTACTATTCTTGATATAATTGTAGATGCATTTTCATATGGTCAAAAATCAAGATTAAAAAGGAATTCATTAGCTGATTTTGGAAAATATAAATTGACAATAAATGAAAATGGAATAATAAAAAAATTTGAAGAAAAAATAGAGGAATTTACTCCAATAAGGGAAAAAAGATGTTCATATACCTTTGGTGAATTTATAAATAAAATTTTATTTTTTGGAATTGATAGAAGTATTCCTTATATCCAATTAGATTCTATTAAAAGTGATAAAAAAATAGAACCTTATCAAATAGGAGAAGTAATAAATAGTGGGATAAAAATTACAGATGCAAAAAATTGGTTTATTAATAGATATGCATTTCATGATAAAGAAGATAGTTTAGATAGGATTCAAATAGGAAACTTTGAATTTAGTAAAAATATATTTAGTTTATTAGATGATACAATAAAATTTAAAACAGTTAAAGGAAATTCATATGATATAATTTTATCAACTCCAAAGGGAGATATTTACTTCGAATACTTATCATCTGGATATAAAAGTTGTATTTATATTCTTTTAGGAATTATAAAAGAAATAGAGTATAGATATTCTAGTTCTCCAATAAGAGTAATAGATTTTGATGGAGTAATTTTAATTGATGAACTAGATTTACATTTACATCCAATATGGCAAGCTGAACTAGTAAGTGTTTTAAAGAAGTGTTTTCCAAAAGCTCAATTTATAGTGACAACTCATAGTCCCAGTTTATTACAATCATTAGAGACTCAAGAGATAATAGCATTATATATGGATGAAAAGAATAATATTTTAAAAAAAGAGTTAAATTTAGGAAAATATGGTCTACAAGGATGGACTGTAGAGGAAATATTAAAAGATGTGATGGGAATGACAGATACCTCGTCTAAATTTTATTCAAAAATATTAACTGAGTTTGATAGAGCCATGAATGAAGGAAAGCAAGATAAAATATTAGAAAATTATAATATTTTAAAAGAAATGTTACATCCTGATAATTTATTAAGGAGATTATTAGACATTCAAGTAGCGGAGTGGAAAGAATAA
- a CDS encoding HNH endonuclease: MIKVKRNEKPQELTEEVEKSLIEQFKNNKKDVWNKSFIRRALLEQCHNKCVYCESRIGEENSKMEIDHYHCKSKYPNEVVRWENLFPACSHCNSKKSDHDTYEAPIVNPFEDEPKDYFYIKAFRYYCKNKIFESKVNRTIEILGLNDTNKLVEYRFKLVNGIMGQLEDLYFDLEELDTEIRNDVRVKNRKLNKLKEILSTGQNTEKYSAFVATEIKENEYYGRIKNILESFEMWDEELKKLDEGLEEVRLAICKDKSN, encoded by the coding sequence ATGATAAAAGTAAAAAGAAATGAAAAACCTCAAGAATTAACTGAAGAAGTAGAGAAGAGTTTAATAGAACAATTTAAAAATAATAAAAAAGATGTTTGGAATAAATCTTTTATTAGGAGAGCTTTATTGGAACAATGTCATAATAAATGTGTTTATTGTGAAAGTAGAATAGGAGAAGAAAATTCTAAAATGGAAATAGATCATTATCATTGTAAGAGTAAATATCCAAACGAAGTTGTAAGGTGGGAAAATTTATTTCCAGCATGTAGTCATTGTAATAGTAAGAAATCTGACCACGATACTTATGAAGCCCCAATTGTTAATCCTTTTGAAGATGAACCAAAGGATTATTTCTATATTAAAGCTTTTAGATATTATTGTAAAAATAAAATTTTTGAATCAAAGGTTAATAGAACAATAGAAATTTTAGGATTAAATGATACGAATAAACTAGTAGAATATAGATTTAAATTAGTAAATGGAATTATGGGGCAATTGGAAGATTTATATTTTGACTTGGAAGAATTAGATACAGAAATTAGAAATGATGTAAGAGTAAAAAATAGAAAATTAAATAAATTAAAGGAAATTTTAAGTACAGGACAAAATACTGAAAAATATTCAGCATTTGTTGCAACTGAAATAAAGGAAAATGAATATTATGGTAGAATTAAAAATATTCTTGAAAGTTTTGAAATGTGGGATGAGGAATTAAAAAAATTAGATGAAGGTTTAGAGGAAGTAAGATTAGCAATTTGTAAAGATAAGAGTAACTAA